In Mesorhizobium sp. 113-3-3, a genomic segment contains:
- a CDS encoding LysR family transcriptional regulator, protein MRRLDNIDIRLLRVFVALADSGGFAAAQITLNLSQPTLSTHLAELEKRIGAQLCHRGRKQFRLTEVGQATYDAAQKLFRDLDDFGHRINAASGSLSGRLRVGTSDGVFTSSELGIQHALSRFMGPDSDVFIDLSVGTPSELEQQVADGGRDVVIGPLSQKAPGVVYRDYCGEPHLLYCGRKHPLFAVPDARIDQGAIDAARFSVRSYRHFDDLYLVGHPRASASVVHMEAQLMLILSGNFIGFLPCHFADPWVAAGDMRAIRPRSYAFSSIHRVAYRKTDAQRSLVQAFLAALFDATTAGGSTQGHI, encoded by the coding sequence ATGCGCCGGCTGGACAATATCGACATCCGCCTGCTGCGTGTTTTCGTGGCGCTCGCCGATTCAGGCGGGTTCGCCGCCGCGCAGATCACGCTCAACCTGTCGCAGCCGACACTCAGCACGCATCTGGCGGAGCTGGAGAAACGCATCGGCGCCCAGCTCTGCCATCGCGGGCGCAAGCAATTCCGCCTGACCGAGGTCGGGCAGGCGACCTACGATGCGGCGCAAAAACTGTTTCGCGACCTCGACGATTTCGGACACCGCATCAATGCCGCGAGCGGCAGCCTGTCGGGCCGCTTGCGGGTCGGTACGTCGGATGGGGTCTTCACTAGCAGCGAGTTGGGTATCCAGCACGCACTCAGCCGTTTCATGGGACCGGATTCGGACGTCTTCATCGATCTTTCGGTGGGCACGCCATCAGAGCTCGAGCAACAGGTCGCCGATGGCGGGCGCGATGTCGTCATCGGACCGCTGTCGCAGAAGGCGCCCGGCGTCGTCTATCGCGACTATTGCGGCGAACCGCATCTTCTCTATTGCGGGCGAAAGCACCCGCTTTTCGCGGTGCCCGATGCCAGGATCGACCAGGGCGCCATCGACGCCGCGCGGTTTTCGGTGCGCAGCTATCGACATTTCGACGACCTCTATCTGGTCGGCCACCCCAGGGCGAGCGCGTCGGTCGTTCACATGGAGGCGCAGCTGATGCTGATCCTGTCGGGCAATTTCATCGGCTTCTTGCCGTGCCACTTTGCCGATCCCTGGGTCGCGGCTGGAGACATGCGGGCAATCAGGCCAAGGTCGTACGCATTCAGTTCGATCCATCGCGTCGCCTATCGCAAGACCGACGCCCAGCGCTCGCTCGTCCAGGCGTTTCTGGCAGCGCTGTTCGATGCCACGACTGCCGGTGGATCGACACAGGGCCACATCTAG
- a CDS encoding HD domain-containing protein → MNEQPLIDESLKQELSALYRAEDRHYHNLAHIEAMLGLAGDYRALLGDPEAVEAAIWFHDAIYDSKTKDNEARSAALAEKRLAGRTDAGRLRRIGAMILATATHQLPRFDDDATTRDASLFLDMDLSILGAEPDAFDAYENAVRREYDWVEEPMWRAGRGAVLKDFLARTRIFHTEEFRQRFEPQARLNMARSLEALQRPS, encoded by the coding sequence ATGAATGAGCAGCCCTTGATCGACGAATCGCTGAAGCAGGAACTCTCGGCACTCTATCGGGCCGAAGACCGCCACTATCACAACCTTGCCCATATCGAAGCGATGCTGGGGTTGGCCGGCGACTATCGAGCGCTGCTCGGCGACCCCGAAGCCGTCGAAGCGGCGATCTGGTTCCACGACGCCATCTACGACAGCAAGACCAAGGACAATGAGGCCAGAAGTGCCGCGCTTGCCGAGAAAAGGCTCGCGGGCCGCACCGATGCCGGGCGCCTGCGCCGCATCGGCGCGATGATCCTCGCCACCGCCACGCACCAGCTGCCGCGGTTCGACGACGACGCGACCACGCGCGACGCGAGCCTCTTCCTCGACATGGACCTGTCGATCCTGGGCGCCGAGCCGGATGCATTCGACGCCTATGAAAACGCGGTTCGCCGCGAATATGACTGGGTGGAGGAGCCGATGTGGCGTGCCGGGCGAGGTGCCGTGCTGAAGGACTTCCTTGCCCGCACCCGCATTTTCCACACCGAGGAATTCCGCCAGCGTTTCGAGCCGCAGGCCAGACTGAACATGGCGCGCTCGCTGGAGGCCCTGCAAAGACCCTCGTGA